The DNA segment TGCATTTTCATGCAAACGATACATCAGGCCACGATTGGTGGCATGTAAATAGAGTTACTCAGCTTGCCCTCCAAATCGCAATCAAAGAGAAAGCAGACCTTTTCCTCGTTGAAATGGCTGCCCTATTGCACGACATCGACGATTGGAAGTTAGGAAATAGCGGAACGAGCAAAACCGAATTATTTTTGGATAGCACTGGCTTACCACCTTCAGAAGTGACAGATATACTCACCATTATATCGGAAGTAAGTTTCAAGGGTGCAGGAGTAGATACACCTGCAAATACAATTGAAAGTCAATGCGTTCAAGATGCCGACAGGCTTGATGCAATTGGAGCTATTGGTATAGCACGAGCATTCACCTACGGAGGCTCGAAGAACCGGAGCCTATACGAACCAGGAGTAAACCCTATATTGCATGGCTCATTCCAAGAATACCAAACAAACCAATCGCATACCATCAACCATTTTTACGAGAAATTGCTTTTGCTCAAGGATAGAATGACCACACCCTCGGCCAAAGCAATAGCCCAAGAGCGCCACGATTTCATGGAACGGTATCTTGATCAGTTTTTTCGAGAATGGAACCTAAGTTAATCTAAAAATTAAACACCAACCGTGCGAATACCGATGCCGATTCGCTAGGTATTGCTGGATGACCGCCGTTGTATGGCTGAATAAGAGCTACATTTCTATCGGTAATATTGTGTGCCCCACAGTAAAAGTCGAGGCCATCGACCAATACGCTAGTAAAGGAAACGGAAACGTTAACCAACGCTTGGGCTCCGAACTTTTGTGGCGAGGAGGAATTCACATTAAACCCATAGCGTTCGCTGTACCATGAGAGTGATGGGGTAACTGATATTTTCTTCGATACCTTGAAGCCCATTATTGCATTAAGCCGATGGTTGGCAAGAGCGGGATAAACCTCATCATGATTAGGGATTGTGTAACTCCCAGTTTCATTTCCATCGGGCACATAGTAGGCATAGTTCAACCTAAAATCGACGTAGTCGTACGTAATCCGAAAATCGGCTTCCGTTCCGTAGGTTCCTTGAGTTCCACCATTGGAATAGTTACCGAAACCTGAAACTGGATCTGAAGTATACACAATTACCTTATCGAAAACCACACGATAACCGTTTACCGTAAACCATATGTGTTTACCAAATCGGTAACCGATCTCCAACTCATAGTTAGTAGCCTTTTCGGGATCAGTAGCAATACCTAACGCCATATTGCGCTTGGGGATAACCCCTCCGGGAACTCGAAACGATTGGCTCGCCATGGCTTTGAAACTAAAGTCGGACCAGGCTTTTGTTATGCTCAATCGAGGTACAAATGACGAACCATAATGGTTATAGCTATCAAATCGACAACCAATAGTAAAGTTAGCCCAATTTGTAGAATAGGTCAATTGACCATAGCCCGCATAGTTAATGATTGAGAAATCAGACTTATCAACAATCAAATCCGAAGCATCACCCAGAATACGACACTGGGAGGTTTGCCCGCCAACCATTAGGCGAGAATTCTCCCGTAAATCATACACCATATTCACATCAAAAGCAACCTTATTGCTGTATCTTCTATTCTTATACGAAGAAGTCGGAACCTCAAGTTGCCAAGGATACTGTTGCTTAATTTGAACCGATGGAATAATCTTTAACCGTGAGTTTACACTATAGGTGTATCTTACATCCCCAAAATAGCTATCAAACTTTTGTTTATAATTGTTCCCACCAAACGACTGCCCCCAAAGCGTAGCAGTAGACAACCGATACAAATCGATCATTCCACGAACCGAAAGCCCCTTGTATTGAACAAATGCATTGTAATTGCTTACCCTTATTTCCGATTTATCCGATAGCTTAACGGGAACGCCCTGTGCGTCGATCCACGTTCTTGTGGCTCGAGTCCCCTCCCCTTCCGTGCCGGCAAAGCTAAACTTTACTGGTCCCAATTCTTGAGTATGCCCAAACGACATATTTCGATGAGTGGCTGCATCTTTTGAATAGGAGTTGAGAAACGCGCCATAACTGCCATTACCTTGCCCCGACGCTTTGGTGATTACATTGATTACCGCTAAACCTGCGTACCCTCCATAAATCGCGCTGCCCGGTCCACGTATAACTTCAACCCTTTCAATCATATCTACAGGATAATGATTACCCCACTGAAGTGTCGCAAACAAGTCCTCATTTACCTCCAATCCATCTACAAGCAAGAGGACTTTCCCTTCGTTCCCCCAAATACCCCGAAACCCAACACCTACAACCCCTTCAACATCAATCCCAAAATCCATACCTGGAACAAAAGTGGAGAGCACTTCCTTTAAATCGCGAGTTCCAGCCTTGAGCATCTCCGCATTTGTAACCACCGTAACTACACCCGCCGCTTCTCGAATATTCTCGGAGCTGCGCGTGGCAACATCAACCTGAACATTCATGAGCTGCTCAAGGGTGAGATCAAAGAAACGACTGCCTTCGAGCAGCGTAGTGTCTGACTGGGCATTTGCAGACCCAACGACAAATACAGAACTCAATGAAAGTAAGAATCCTGCAAAAAATATCAATCGAGACATAGGGCCAGCTATTAAGTATTACTCAAAATCGAAAGTAAGATAAGACAATTGAGAATATTGGTCAAGTGAATCCGAAAATATTGAAGGTAATAGTATAAGAATTATCCACATGCTAGGACCAACGAGCCAGCGACCAAATTGGGACAGAATCATCATTATGAAAAATGATGTCGTTGTTCTCGCTTTATTTCTTTAAACTTGCACCCACCAAACATGATAAATGGATATAATTCATTCCGTATATTGCCTTGCAGGTGCCTACATACTAGGTTCAATACCAACCTCACTATGGGTTGGTAAGGCGTTCTATGGAATTGATATACGCGAACACGGCAGCGGAAATGCAGGTGCGTCAAACACATTTCGTGTTCTCGGTGCTAAAGCTGGAGTGCCTGTGTTTCTAGTTGATGTGGCTAAAGGGTGGTTCGCCTTAACGCTAGCAAGTTACTCAGGTTTTAAACCAAGCACAGAATATTTTGCTCTATTCCAACTTGTTCTAGGATTATTTGCATTCCTAGGCCATGTATTCCCCGTTTTTGCAAATTTCAAGGGTGGAAAGGGCGTTGCAACATTGACTGGCGTGGGCATGGCCATACATCCGTTTGCCACCATATTTGCAGTAGGCATCTTCCTCATCACGTTCCTTCTTTCGGGTTATGTAAGCGTAGGATCGCTCGTTGCCGCAATTGCCTTTCCTATTCTAGTAAACTTTTCCTTTGGACATACCACCCTTTCCATTGCGGCCTTCTCGTTCTCGGTGGCCATAATGATTATTCTCTCCCATCGAAAAAACATCAAGCGACTCCGTGAGGGCGAAGAACATCGTTTTACATTCGGTAAAAGCAAATAAATTTAATCGAGAGCAGCAAAAGCCGATTCAATTTCAGCCTGCAATTCCGCTGGGGTAAGGCGCGATTTTACGGCACCATCCTTGACAAATGAAATCCTCCCAGTCTCTTCCGAAACGATTACCACTACCGCATCGGTGTGTTCAGTGATTCCTACGGCAGCCCTATGGCGCATACCGTAGTGAGCGGGCAAACTCATGTTGTCGGTTACCGGTAATACGCATCTAGCGGCGTGAATCCTGTTGTTGCAAATAATTACCGCACCATCGTGCAATGGGCTATTCTTAAAGAAGAGATTCTCCAGCAATCGGGAGCTAATCACCGCATCAATTAAGTCACCCGTTTCGGCATACACTTCCAGTTCCGACCGTCGAGCAAGCACGATGAGAGCGCCAGTTTTTGTTTCGCTCATATTCCGCGCTGCCTTTACTATCGACTCTACGTTTAGCAAATTATCTTTTTCGGTGCGACCCGGAAAGAACAACCGCTCAATGGAGAAGTTATAGCGGGAAAAATAGCGATTACCAATGTATAGAAGGAACCGACGAATTTCTTGCTGAAACACAATGATGAGGGCAATAACCCCTAACCCGATAACCTTATCGAGAATGGAACTGAGAAGTTCCATATTTAGTGCCTTCACTATAAGCCAAACCAAGTAGAGGGCAAACACACCAACAAAGATGTTAATGGCCACGGTGCCTCGAACGAGCATGTAGATTTGGTAAAGCAATATTGCCACCAGAAGAATATCTACAACATCAAGGATTTTAAGGGTTATAAAGGCTAACTCCATCATCGCTACCAATTAATTAAAAGTGCCTAAATTTTTTATACCTGTCGAGAAGTTGAATGGTTTCAATAGCCTCTTTTACATCATGAACCCTAAGGATTGAAACCCCTTTCAGCAAAGCAATGGTGTTCAGAACAGTTGTGCCGTTAAGCGACCCCTCTGGTGTAGTATCAATCGTCTTATAAACCATCGATTTTCGAGAAAAACCAGCCAAGATAGGTAGGTCGAAAACCCGAAAATCATTTAGCCTAGCCAAGAGTTCAAAATTGTGATCAACAGTTTTCCCAAATCCAAAACCAGGATCTAGAATCACATCCTTCACTCCTAGCAAATTCAACGCCTTCAGTTTTTCCGAAAAGTAGAGTATAAGCTCCTGTTCGAGATTCTCGTAGGTGGGGCGGTTTTGCATGGTGAGTGGATTGCCCTTCATGTGCATCAGTATGTAGGGCACATTCAAATCGGCCACCGTTTGAAACATAGCAGGATCAAGTTCGCCGCCCGAAATATCGTTAACCATGGCTACACCAAAATCCTCCACCATGCGCCGAGCCACTTCCGACCGGAAAGTATCAACCGAGAGAATAGCCTCCGGAAAACTCTTCCTAATAGCTTTAATGACTGGAGATAACCGCGCCAACTCTTCTTTGCTCGATATATCTTTGGCCCCCGGCCGCGACGAGTATGCCCCCACATCAATAATGCGCGCGCCCTCCTGTAGCATTTTGCCCACTTCGCGCACCGCTCTACCTGCGCTGCTGAAACGACTCCCAATATAGAATGAATCGGGCGTGACATTAATAATCCCCATGACCACAGGATTGCTTAAATCTAAAAGCTTTCCGCCACAGGTGATGGTTACTTTTTTAAGAAAGTAAGAAGCAATATTTTCCATTTTTGCTATCTTGCATCAAATTTCATTAGAGGTTCAAAGGTAGCAAACATAATGTTTCAGCTTTCGTAACCCAAGCATTTTTTAAGAAAAACATACGTTACAATGCTTATTGTTTTTGAAGGGCTCGATGGCGCCGGGAAATCAACCCAAGTTAGCATGCTTAAGGATTACCTTTTACGCCAGGGGATAAACAGCGAATTCCTCCACTTCCCCCGCACCGACTCACCACTCTTTGGCGACCTCATTGCCCGTTTTCTACGTGGCGATTTGGGCAATATTGATTCGGTAAACCCATACCTCATTGCCCTTATTTATGCCGGCGACAGGCACAATGCGGCAGCACAGCTGCAAGGGTGGCTCAAGGAGGGCAAGGCGGTGATTCTCGATCGCTACGTGTACTCCAACATTGCATTCCAGTGCGCAAAGCTATCCGACAATTCGGAGCGGGAAAAGCTCCGGCAGTGGATTATCGACATGGAGTTCGATTTCTACAAAATACCACAACCCACCATAAACCTATTCCTCGATGTGCCGCTCAGCTTTACCGAAAAGAAGCTGACCGAGGAGCGCACCGGGCCCGAGAGGGACTACCTCCAGGGTAAGGCCGACATCCACGAGGCGAGCATTGATTTTCAGGAAAAAGTTAGGCGCGAATACCGCGAAATGTGCAACCTCAACTACAACCTCGACCGAGTAGATTGCTCCAACAATACCGGAGGTATGGATAGCCCCGAGAACATCTTCAGCAAGATTTTGGTTGAAATAAAAAAACACGACATAAAATGAAAAAAAGTATAATCGTTGCAAGCAGGATTGCTGCTATTGCCATTGCAGTCCTGTTTATCTTCTCCGGTTTTGTTAAGGGCATCGACCCCATGGGAACAACCTACAAGCTGGTAGACTACTTTGAAGCCTTCGGCATGCCCTTCTTCAACCCCATTGCGCTGCCGCTTTCCATTGCACTATCGGCAACCGAGATGCTCATTGGACTCATGCTCCTATTTAGGGTTAAGAACCGCGTAGCCGCATGGGGAGCGCTTATCTTCATGGTAGGGTTTACGGTGCTCACCTTCTTTTCGGCACTATTCAATCCGGTTACCGACTGCGGATGCTTTGGCGATGCCATTAAGCTATCCAACTGGGCTACCTTCTATAAAAATCTAGTATTTCTGCCCATTGCCATACTCGCTTTCTACGGAAGCAAGAGCAGGCAAGAGATGTTTGGCAAATGCCTCCTCAACTGGTCTGCCACGTTTGTGCTTGCCGCCATTGCCGTGGGCATATCGCTCCACTCCTTGGCCTACAAGCCCGTTATCGACTTCCGCCCGTTTAAAATTGGTGTAAACCTGAAAGAAGCAATGGCTATTCCTGCCGGAGCGCCTGCCGACGAGTACAAAACAACGCTCGTTTACAAGAAAGATGGTATTGAAAAATCGTTTGACGAGTCCAACTACCCATGGCAGGACAGCACTTGGGTATTTGTAGATAGCAAATCGGTGCTCGTGAAAAAAGGGTATACCCCCACTATTTCCAACTTCAGCCTAACCGGCGAAAACAACGAGGACATTACCTCAATGGTTACCGAGGGGCAGGGCTACACCTTTCTACTGATTGCGCCCAAGCTGGAAACGGCCAATCTTTCCAGAATAAACTACATCCAAAACCTGGCGGGCTTATGCTTAACCAACAAGCATAAGTTTATAATCGTTTCCTCCTCCGATTGGGCGAGAATTAAGGAAGTTGCCACAACCATTGAACTTCCGGTAACCATTGCCCAAGCCGACGAAACTATGCTCAAAACCATTGTTCGATCGAACCCGGGCCTACTGCTTATCCACAACGGCACCATTGTAGGCAAATGGGCTTGGCGGGAGATGCCGCACTTTGCCTCGGCAGAGAGTAACCCAATAACGATGGCACTTCGGGAATCCGAATCGCGATCGAATACCTACCTTGTAACCACCCTCATCTTATCGCTAATACTCCTGTTAATTGGAGGGAGTTGGCTAGCCAACAGAAAATAGCTGTTTACTTTTCCCATAAAAAACGCCTGAAAGTTTAAAACTTTCAGGCGTTTTTTATTTTAGTTCGAAAATATATCTCCAAAACCTTGACATCAATCTAAAAACTGTTGTATATTGCCATCGCATTGATATCATTTTAATATCTACACTATGAACGCAGAAAAGGTAATTAAACCTACAGCCGGATGGGTTGGGGTAACAATGGTAATCACTTCGTTGGGGTTAGGAATTGCAGGATTAATATTAGAATTTATCCCAGCAATATTCTTTCTTGCCCTGGCCGTATTCCTCATCATTGGATTTGTAATTGTAGCCCCCAACGAATCGAACGTGTTGGTATTCTTTGGGCGCTACGTGGGCACTATCAAAGAGAATGGATTTTACTGGGTGAACCCGCTTAACCTTAAGCGAAACATCTCCCTGCGAGCGCGCAACTTTAACGGCGAACCCATTAAGGTAAACGACAAGGTAGGCAATCCTATCATGATTGGCTTAGTGCTTGTTTGGAAAGTTGAGGAGACCTACCGATCGGCATTCCAGGTAGACGATTATCAACATTTTGTAGTGGTGCAAAGCGAAGCGGCATTGCGGAAACTTGCCGGCCACTACCCCTACGACAACTTCGAAGCTGAGAATACAGAGATTACCCTACGGGCCGGAGGCGAGGCGGTAAACGAGCAGCTGGAGATAGAGCTTCGAGAACGTCTCGATATTGCAGGGATTTGTGTAATTGAGGCAAGGATAAACTATATTGCCTACGCGTCCGAGATTGCCGGAGCCATGCTCCGCCGCCAGCAAGCTACCGCAATTGTTGCGGCACGCGAAAAGATTGTAGAGGGTGCTGTAGGCATGGTGGAACTCGCGCTCAAGCAGCTCTCCGAGAAAAAAATTCTTGACTTAGACGACGATAAGAAGGCAACCATGGTTAGCAACCTAATGGTGGTGCTATGCTCCGACGAAGGTGCAAAACCAGTAATAAATGCAGGATCACTCTACTAGAAAAATGGCTAAAAAAGCATTTGTTTTAAGAATTGAAGAGGAGACCATGAAAGCCGTGGAAAAATGGGCTGCGGACGAGTTCCGCAGCACCAACGGTCATTTGGAGTGGCTTATCGACAAGGCTTTGAAAGAATCCGGGAGAAAGAAAAAGAAGACAGGAACCACAGAGCATCCCACAACCGGAGAGGAAGCTGTTTAGCAAAACGGATAGAAATACAAGAGCGAGGCATAACCTCGCTCTTGAAATTTAACAAAGACAACAATTGATTCGCTGTAGGTGCGCAATATTGATTATCAAATGCGATGCAATGAATAGTGGCGCCACCTACGGGGCGCAAAAAAACGGATTGCGATACATTATTTCTACCAACGTTTGGCTCTTACAGAACCGTAGGTAAGTAATCAATAAAAAAATACTTAGCAGTTCATCAAGCTTAGCGCGGCAGCGGCCATAACCCCAGCGGTTTCGGTACGGAGGCGGCTGTTGCCAAGGCTTACGGGAGTAAATCCCTTCCCCATAGCCAGCGCCACCTCAGCGGGCGAGAAGTCGCCCTCGGGGCCCACCATCACAATGCACGATTCGCCAGGCATAACCCAATGGTGCAGCTGTGCCTGAGTATCGCCCTCGCAGTAGGCAAGCGCCTTGCGCCCATCAAACTCACGCGATAGGAACTGCTTGAGGGGCATCATGGGATTTACCTTGGGCATGTAGGCATGGATGGATTGCTTGGCCGCAGCCACCACCACGCGCTCGCTGCGGTCGAGCTTAATCTCCTTGCGCTCGGAGCGGTCGCACAGCAGCGGGGTAATCTCGTCCACCCCCATTTCGGTGGCCTTTTCGAGGAACCACTCAAACCGGTCGATATTCTTGGTTGGTGCTAGGGCAATGTGCAAATGGTAAGGCCGCTTACCATGCTCCAGCGTGCTCTCCAGTATGGTAATGTGGCAGTGCTTGGGATGCGAGAAGAGCAACTCGCCAAGATAAAACCCGCCTACCCCGTCGATAATATTCACCTTATCGCCAACATTCAGCCGCAGCACCTTAGCGCAGTGCATCGATTCCTCCTCGGGAAGGGTAGCAATATTGTCGGTTATTTGATTTGAATAGAAAATATGCATGTCGTTATTGAGTATCTTGCGGCAAATTTAGTAAAACATTACGAATGATTAAAGTTGGCATAGTTTCGGACACCCACGGCCACACCGACGATAAGCTACTCAAGTTTTTTGAAGGCTGCGGCCAGATATGGCACTGCGGCGATATAGGAACGGTGGCGGTGATTGCCGCGCTGGAAACCGTGGCGCCGGTAATTGCCGTTCATGGAAACATCGATGGGACCGAAACGCGCTGGAACAATCCACTTTTCCAGAGTTTCAAGATAGAGGAAGTCTCTGTTCTGATTACCCACATTGGCGGCTACCCCGGCAAATATAGCCCCGAGGCTAGAATACTCATCGAAAAGTATAAGCCCAAGATTTTTTTGGCTGGTCATTCGCACATCCTCAAGGTTATCCCCGACAGGAAAAACGATCTGCTTTTCATCAACCCCGGTGCTGCTGGGATTAGCGGCTTTCATTTGGTTAGAACAGCCATTCGCCTAACCATTGATGGCGATAAAATTAAAGACCTTGAGGTAGCCGAATGGCAGAGAAAGTGAATGGTGCAGTTGGCAGTCGGCAGTCCACAGTCGGCAGTCCACAGTCGGCAGTCCACAGTCTTCAGTCGGCAGTCTTCAGTCCACAGTCGGCAGTCAGCAGTCAGCAGTCTATAGCCCATAGCCCATAGCCTATTTCCCGTCTACTGTCCGCTAGGCACGTCGTCGGGGACCTCATCAGGGGTTGCCCCCGCGTTGATCTCGGCAAACCGCTTACGCGCTGCTCCAAGCACATTGCGGTCGGTAATTACATAGTTAAAGTGAGGCTGACCACGCTTTCCGGGTTGGGTTCGCTTACTACCGCTCAGCCCGCTAATGGGTACTACAAAAGCATCAGAGTAGCCTGCAATATGCATTGTTCCTCGGATGTAGGCAAACAGGTAATACTTTCCTGGAGCAGGTTCGAGGTATAGGGTGATCAAATCGCCCGAACGCCGTTTTACTACCTCTACAAACCCTTTCACTTTTTTATGAACCTGAACACCACCAAGCATTCCAATACCGATATCGCCTTTCGAAACAAAGGATTTTGTTTCCTGATTCCACACCAATACCAAATCGGTAAGGACAATAGAGTGCATGAGCTGCGGTGGTAACGTTGTTATTTTTCCATATAAGTTTAGCTCATTGAGCAATTGCTTACCCTGAGTATACCCAACAATATTCTGAATCCCCTTTACAAAACTAATCCGCCCCATATCCACTGGAGCTAACTCCTTCATAGTATTCAAATCGGCTGCCATTGCTTGTAGCGACAGCTGATTAAAGAAGAAGTCCATATCCATTACTACATCGAGTTTTGCCTTCTCCTCCTCCAGCATATAGGTATGGGTTCCCGCAATGTTTATCTCCATACGGCCAAACTTGGAGGCGAGGCTTAGCTTGCCCTCCGCTTCGAGCATGCAAAAATCCCGGTTAAGGGTAACTCTGTTTCCGGTAGTATCGGAGTGTCCGTAAAGAGCGGGGCTACTCACAACAAACTTCCCCTGATTCTTCTGAAAGTAGAGGTAACCGACAGAAGTTGCCACTGGATCGCCAAGGAAAAACTTATGATAACTTAAGAATCCCGGGAAAATATGGATCGAATCGGAAGCAATAAACGTTCCGGTGAAAAGGGGCGATTGATTGACATCAAACACCGGCTCCCGAAATGGTATTACTACGCTATCGGGGTTTATCTCCGTCTGGAATCTCAACCAGCTACGAACAACTCCGGGGCAACTATGAATTGGTCTTACACCACCATAAAACTCAAGAAAGTGCTTGCTCCCTTTAAGATTTATATCACCCATAAAGTCGAACTCAGGGCTCAGTTTAAAGCTATCGGGCTCGGTAAGCGTAGCATTGGCATAAGTTTCTATCCGCGATTTATCAACACTAATATCCTTGAAAAAGAAGGTCTGAACATTCTTCTGATAATCGATATAGTCATACTTTCCACTAGCCTTATAATCCATTCCCCTCAACACGGCAACATCTGCATCGTAGAGTCGATGAAACTTACCCACTTTATCGACAAATATCTCGGCCTTCTTAAATGGTCGTAACAAGCCACCACGCGCTACATCAATATTTCCATCACCAAGTTTTACTTGAGCGTCGGCAACCAAGAGGTATTTCACCTTCTTGGCTCGAATGGTGGCAGAATCGATACTGTAGTCCGCAAGCGGAGATACAAAGTTAAGAGTATCCTGATCGGCCCGAGTCGAAACAAAAATTGCTCCGGTGGGAATGGTATCATTAACCGTGATTTGTCTGCGTTTCACAATGTTGATTTTCTCCACAGGCATCGAGCGGGTTGCAGTCATGGTAAAGTCATACTTATCCATGTGCCACACTAAGGCATCGAGGAAAGAGCTATACTTCACTTCGGGCAGCGACGCGCGTATAAAGGCGCCGTTTTTCGAAATAGTTCCCTCGCGCTTGTCCATATCGACCAAAGCCTTTACGCTATCGGCGGCAAAGGCAAGATTCTGCTCTCTACTGAAGAGGTTAAATGAGGTGGTATCCGATTTGAACCGACGGGCATCGTAGCGATATTTTTTTGACACCAGCTGCGCATTCTCCACCACCGTAGTGCCATTGCCAATAAGTCCAACAGGCGTAAGAATCAAATCGCCCATTAAGGAACTCTTGCTGTTGAACATTAGGAACGGTTTCTCGCCGTAAGAAATCTTCATGGTATCTTTTCGAGGCAGCCACTTCCAACGATTGCCCTCGCCCACTACGTCAGGAAATTCAATCCCAGCCAATTGCTCGCCAAGCACAAACTTATCGGTAATTGCTAAAGCGGAGTCGGGAAAGAAGAAGAACCCCGGTGAGGTAGTGCGAGAAGTGAGGTAAGTTAGTGCCCCCTTACCTATCAACCCTTGATTACTTAAATCAACATTGTTGTAGAAAACACCCTTCCCTTTATAGGCTCGTAGGCCAGCATCCGTAGTCTTATGAACAAATCCCAGCGAATTGTCGGGACGAACCGAGAGTGTCTCTTCGAAAGGTGGAAAAATATCATCCGATTCGAATTGACCTTGAAACTTCAGGTCAGCCTTCTCAAACTGATTTAAGCTATCTATGGTATACGGGTCTACTCTAAAGAAGAATTTCTTACGTTTATAAATACCATCGAATATTTCGGGTGAATCGTAGTAAACGTATGACTCCTTGGTGCTTCGAAAAATTGGATACTCCGGATTCAGTTCTAAACCCGACTTGTTATTCGGTTTGTCGATAAGTAAATCGCCCGAAATAGATTCAAGGGTGCTATTAACCCTCGCAAGAACACGCTGCCCATATGCGTCGCGCTGATTAGTCTGTATGTCGATATGGAGTGAATCGACCTTATTCATGGAAAATTTAAAGTTGGCATAATCGAAGGCAAAACTATCCCCATAAAAAGTAAAGAGACCGGCACGAACCCCACCATCGAAGGAGAAATTTCGATTCTTCTTCATAATAATATTTCCTCCACGCGGTGCGATATAAACGTTTTGG comes from the Williamwhitmania taraxaci genome and includes:
- the folP gene encoding dihydropteroate synthase; this translates as MENIASYFLKKVTITCGGKLLDLSNPVVMGIINVTPDSFYIGSRFSSAGRAVREVGKMLQEGARIIDVGAYSSRPGAKDISSKEELARLSPVIKAIRKSFPEAILSVDTFRSEVARRMVEDFGVAMVNDISGGELDPAMFQTVADLNVPYILMHMKGNPLTMQNRPTYENLEQELILYFSEKLKALNLLGVKDVILDPGFGFGKTVDHNFELLARLNDFRVFDLPILAGFSRKSMVYKTIDTTPEGSLNGTTVLNTIALLKGVSILRVHDVKEAIETIQLLDRYKKFRHF
- a CDS encoding HD domain-containing protein, with product MKEETLINTRQFVMHFHANDTSGHDWWHVNRVTQLALQIAIKEKADLFLVEMAALLHDIDDWKLGNSGTSKTELFLDSTGLPPSEVTDILTIISEVSFKGAGVDTPANTIESQCVQDADRLDAIGAIGIARAFTYGGSKNRSLYEPGVNPILHGSFQEYQTNQSHTINHFYEKLLLLKDRMTTPSAKAIAQERHDFMERYLDQFFREWNLS
- the plsY gene encoding glycerol-3-phosphate 1-O-acyltransferase PlsY produces the protein MDIIHSVYCLAGAYILGSIPTSLWVGKAFYGIDIREHGSGNAGASNTFRVLGAKAGVPVFLVDVAKGWFALTLASYSGFKPSTEYFALFQLVLGLFAFLGHVFPVFANFKGGKGVATLTGVGMAIHPFATIFAVGIFLITFLLSGYVSVGSLVAAIAFPILVNFSFGHTTLSIAAFSFSVAIMIILSHRKNIKRLREGEEHRFTFGKSK
- a CDS encoding SPFH domain-containing protein; this translates as MNAEKVIKPTAGWVGVTMVITSLGLGIAGLILEFIPAIFFLALAVFLIIGFVIVAPNESNVLVFFGRYVGTIKENGFYWVNPLNLKRNISLRARNFNGEPIKVNDKVGNPIMIGLVLVWKVEETYRSAFQVDDYQHFVVVQSEAALRKLAGHYPYDNFEAENTEITLRAGGEAVNEQLEIELRERLDIAGICVIEARINYIAYASEIAGAMLRRQQATAIVAAREKIVEGAVGMVELALKQLSEKKILDLDDDKKATMVSNLMVVLCSDEGAKPVINAGSLY
- a CDS encoding BT_3928 family protein; translated protein: MKKSIIVASRIAAIAIAVLFIFSGFVKGIDPMGTTYKLVDYFEAFGMPFFNPIALPLSIALSATEMLIGLMLLFRVKNRVAAWGALIFMVGFTVLTFFSALFNPVTDCGCFGDAIKLSNWATFYKNLVFLPIAILAFYGSKSRQEMFGKCLLNWSATFVLAAIAVGISLHSLAYKPVIDFRPFKIGVNLKEAMAIPAGAPADEYKTTLVYKKDGIEKSFDESNYPWQDSTWVFVDSKSVLVKKGYTPTISNFSLTGENNEDITSMVTEGQGYTFLLIAPKLETANLSRINYIQNLAGLCLTNKHKFIIVSSSDWARIKEVATTIELPVTIAQADETMLKTIVRSNPGLLLIHNGTIVGKWAWREMPHFASAESNPITMALRESESRSNTYLVTTLILSLILLLIGGSWLANRK
- the cdaA gene encoding diadenylate cyclase CdaA; this encodes MMELAFITLKILDVVDILLVAILLYQIYMLVRGTVAINIFVGVFALYLVWLIVKALNMELLSSILDKVIGLGVIALIIVFQQEIRRFLLYIGNRYFSRYNFSIERLFFPGRTEKDNLLNVESIVKAARNMSETKTGALIVLARRSELEVYAETGDLIDAVISSRLLENLFFKNSPLHDGAVIICNNRIHAARCVLPVTDNMSLPAHYGMRHRAAVGITEHTDAVVVIVSEETGRISFVKDGAVKSRLTPAELQAEIESAFAALD
- the tmk gene encoding dTMP kinase, producing the protein MLIVFEGLDGAGKSTQVSMLKDYLLRQGINSEFLHFPRTDSPLFGDLIARFLRGDLGNIDSVNPYLIALIYAGDRHNAAAQLQGWLKEGKAVILDRYVYSNIAFQCAKLSDNSEREKLRQWIIDMEFDFYKIPQPTINLFLDVPLSFTEKKLTEERTGPERDYLQGKADIHEASIDFQEKVRREYREMCNLNYNLDRVDCSNNTGGMDSPENIFSKILVEIKKHDIK
- a CDS encoding TonB-dependent receptor plug domain-containing protein translates to MSRLIFFAGFLLSLSSVFVVGSANAQSDTTLLEGSRFFDLTLEQLMNVQVDVATRSSENIREAAGVVTVVTNAEMLKAGTRDLKEVLSTFVPGMDFGIDVEGVVGVGFRGIWGNEGKVLLLVDGLEVNEDLFATLQWGNHYPVDMIERVEVIRGPGSAIYGGYAGLAVINVITKASGQGNGSYGAFLNSYSKDAATHRNMSFGHTQELGPVKFSFAGTEGEGTRATRTWIDAQGVPVKLSDKSEIRVSNYNAFVQYKGLSVRGMIDLYRLSTATLWGQSFGGNNYKQKFDSYFGDVRYTYSVNSRLKIIPSVQIKQQYPWQLEVPTSSYKNRRYSNKVAFDVNMVYDLRENSRLMVGGQTSQCRILGDASDLIVDKSDFSIINYAGYGQLTYSTNWANFTIGCRFDSYNHYGSSFVPRLSITKAWSDFSFKAMASQSFRVPGGVIPKRNMALGIATDPEKATNYELEIGYRFGKHIWFTVNGYRVVFDKVIVYTSDPVSGFGNYSNGGTQGTYGTEADFRITYDYVDFRLNYAYYVPDGNETGSYTIPNHDEVYPALANHRLNAIMGFKVSKKISVTPSLSWYSERYGFNVNSSSPQKFGAQALVNVSVSFTSVLVDGLDFYCGAHNITDRNVALIQPYNGGHPAIPSESASVFARLVFNF
- a CDS encoding DNA-binding protein; translated protein: MQDHSTRKMAKKAFVLRIEEETMKAVEKWAADEFRSTNGHLEWLIDKALKESGRKKKKTGTTEHPTTGEEAV